A stretch of Kyrpidia spormannii DNA encodes these proteins:
- a CDS encoding DUF2273 domain-containing protein, translating into MNQMAQLLKWLWENHPGRLLGTVLGLVAGVVFLFVGFWRALIFAFFVWLGYVWGGAWERREDWRDVIERLLPSRYRDS; encoded by the coding sequence ATGAATCAAATGGCGCAACTGTTGAAGTGGTTGTGGGAAAACCATCCGGGTCGACTTCTCGGCACTGTTCTGGGGCTTGTGGCCGGGGTGGTATTTTTGTTCGTGGGGTTCTGGCGGGCACTGATCTTTGCGTTCTTCGTTTGGTTAGGCTATGTATGGGGAGGGGCCTGGGAGCGCCGGGAAGACTGGAGAGACGTGATAGAACGGCTGTTGCCGTCGAGATACCGGGATTCGTGA
- the spoIIIAB gene encoding stage III sporulation protein SpoIIIAB encodes MSLLQWVGSAFVLTASAGLGFYKAERLRKRVEALRSVQAGLQLLDTEIAFSATPLPRALARIARVCAPPAAVIFADAAEGLESRPEVGAGVHWEAAVGKRCAELALAPADEEILVQFGRTLGVSDREDQRKHIRMALERLSVQEREAAGEAAQRVRMWRSLGILAGLAVVVLLM; translated from the coding sequence ATGAGCTTGTTGCAATGGGTCGGCAGCGCCTTTGTGCTCACCGCGTCGGCGGGTCTTGGGTTTTACAAGGCCGAAAGGCTCAGGAAGCGGGTGGAGGCTCTACGGTCGGTTCAAGCGGGACTTCAATTGCTGGATACGGAAATCGCTTTCTCCGCCACGCCCTTGCCCCGTGCCCTAGCGAGAATCGCCCGGGTGTGCGCGCCCCCCGCAGCGGTGATCTTTGCCGACGCGGCCGAGGGTTTGGAAAGCCGGCCGGAGGTCGGTGCCGGGGTTCACTGGGAGGCGGCGGTGGGAAAACGGTGCGCCGAACTGGCACTGGCGCCGGCGGACGAAGAGATCTTGGTGCAGTTCGGTCGGACGCTGGGTGTATCCGACCGGGAGGATCAGCGGAAACACATCCGCATGGCTTTGGAGCGGCTGTCGGTGCAGGAGCGGGAGGCGGCGGGGGAAGCGGCTCAGCGGGTGCGAATGTGGCGGTCTTTGGGAATACTGGCCGGCCTTGCCGTGGTGGTTTTGCTGATGTGA
- the spoIIIAG gene encoding stage III sporulation protein AG: protein MNWNFATGSKWLWILGILGVVLIALGALNRGSSGAPVNPPSVPATDQAGRGSAEMKAYEQAYEQQLTSLLGRLPGVQDVRVMVNVDSTEEVVYARNDQNQNQTINETDKQGGTRVTTSQSSNDQVVLAGQNQPLIVKRLRPQVRGVLVVAKGAQDARVQAEIVQAVAAVLGVPPHRVAVVPGQ from the coding sequence GTGAACTGGAATTTTGCAACTGGATCAAAATGGTTGTGGATCTTGGGGATTCTCGGGGTGGTTCTCATCGCCCTTGGGGCGTTGAACCGCGGCTCGTCCGGGGCGCCGGTCAATCCCCCGTCGGTCCCTGCGACCGACCAAGCCGGTCGGGGTTCGGCGGAAATGAAGGCTTATGAGCAAGCGTACGAACAACAGTTGACCAGCCTTCTAGGCCGACTCCCTGGGGTGCAGGACGTCCGGGTGATGGTGAATGTGGACTCGACCGAGGAGGTGGTCTACGCACGCAACGATCAGAACCAGAACCAGACGATTAATGAAACGGACAAACAGGGCGGGACCCGGGTGACCACGAGCCAGTCGTCGAACGACCAGGTGGTGTTGGCTGGGCAGAACCAGCCCCTGATCGTCAAACGGCTCAGGCCCCAAGTCCGGGGGGTGCTGGTGGTTGCCAAGGGGGCTCAGGACGCCCGAGTGCAGGCGGAGATCGTGCAGGCTGTGGCGGCCGTCCTCGGTGTGCCGCCGCATCGTGTTGCCGTGGTGCCCGGCCAATGA
- the spoIIIAD gene encoding stage III sporulation protein AD — MEILQIVGFGLTAAVLIALIRSQAPQIALLLSLFAGAALFMLIVQKVGTVIGAMEHLAGAANIDWMFVQTIFKIVGIAYIAEFGAQIVRDAGESALAGKIELAGKVMIMVLAVPILTSVVETVMRVLQ; from the coding sequence ATGGAGATTCTTCAAATCGTCGGATTCGGGTTGACGGCGGCGGTGCTCATTGCGCTGATCCGGTCCCAAGCGCCCCAAATCGCTCTGCTATTGTCGTTGTTCGCCGGAGCCGCGCTGTTTATGCTCATCGTCCAGAAGGTGGGCACGGTGATCGGCGCGATGGAGCACCTGGCCGGTGCAGCGAACATCGACTGGATGTTCGTGCAGACGATTTTTAAAATCGTCGGCATCGCTTACATCGCCGAGTTTGGCGCCCAAATCGTGCGGGACGCCGGGGAGTCGGCATTGGCGGGGAAAATCGAGCTGGCCGGCAAGGTGATGATCATGGTGCTCGCCGTGCCGATCCTCACTTCTGTTGTCGAGACGGTCATGCGGGTCTTGCAGTGA
- the accC gene encoding acetyl-CoA carboxylase biotin carboxylase subunit, producing the protein MFKKILIANRGEIAVRIIRACRELGIQTVAVYSEADREALHVQMADEAYCIGPTPSKQSYLNIASIMSLATKTGVDAIHPGYGFLAENSDFAEVCNACNITFIGPPPSAIEQMGDKSVAKETMKRAGVPTVPGTDGLIESTEEALRVAQQIGYPVIIKATAGGGGKGMRTAGTPEELAKGIEMARTEAETAFGNPGVYLEKLVQEPRHVEIQIMADRHGNAVYLGERDCSIQRRHQKLIEEAPCPVLTPELRKEMGEAAVRAALAVGYVGAGTVEFLLDKDGKFYFMEMNTRIQVEHPVTEWVTGYDLVREQILVAAGEPLSMAQEDVSLRGWAIECRINAEDPNKNFMPSPGLIQEYLPPGGIGVRVDSAAYSGYRVTPFYDSMIAKLIVWAPTRLQAIARMKRALAEFRIEGIKTTIPFHLKVLDHPDFIEGNVTTQFLETHEL; encoded by the coding sequence GTGTTTAAGAAGATTTTGATCGCAAACCGGGGAGAAATCGCGGTCCGGATTATTCGCGCCTGCCGGGAACTAGGTATTCAAACGGTGGCCGTTTACTCCGAAGCAGACCGGGAAGCTCTTCACGTTCAGATGGCCGATGAGGCGTATTGCATCGGCCCCACACCGAGCAAGCAGAGTTACCTTAATATTGCCAGCATCATGAGCCTGGCGACGAAAACCGGCGTGGACGCCATTCATCCGGGATACGGATTCCTGGCGGAGAACAGCGATTTTGCCGAAGTGTGTAACGCCTGCAATATTACCTTTATCGGTCCTCCTCCTTCGGCCATCGAGCAGATGGGAGATAAATCGGTGGCTAAGGAGACGATGAAGCGGGCGGGGGTTCCCACGGTTCCGGGAACTGACGGTTTGATCGAGAGCACCGAGGAAGCTCTTCGGGTGGCTCAGCAGATCGGTTATCCCGTGATAATCAAAGCCACCGCGGGGGGCGGTGGAAAGGGAATGCGGACCGCCGGGACCCCGGAGGAGCTCGCCAAGGGGATTGAGATGGCCCGGACCGAGGCGGAAACGGCTTTCGGGAACCCTGGTGTATATCTGGAAAAACTCGTTCAGGAACCGCGCCACGTCGAGATCCAGATCATGGCGGATCGGCACGGGAACGCCGTGTACCTCGGAGAGCGGGACTGCTCGATCCAGCGACGTCATCAAAAACTGATCGAAGAAGCACCTTGCCCCGTATTGACCCCGGAATTGCGCAAGGAGATGGGGGAGGCGGCTGTTCGGGCGGCCCTGGCTGTCGGGTACGTCGGGGCCGGGACGGTGGAATTCCTGCTCGATAAAGACGGGAAATTCTATTTTATGGAGATGAACACCCGGATTCAGGTGGAACATCCGGTAACGGAGTGGGTAACAGGGTACGATCTGGTGCGGGAGCAGATTCTCGTCGCCGCCGGGGAACCATTGTCCATGGCGCAAGAGGACGTCTCACTCCGGGGATGGGCGATCGAGTGCCGGATTAATGCGGAGGATCCCAATAAGAATTTTATGCCATCTCCAGGACTGATTCAGGAGTACCTCCCCCCGGGGGGTATCGGAGTGCGGGTCGACAGTGCCGCCTATTCCGGTTATCGAGTAACGCCCTTTTACGATTCGATGATTGCGAAGCTGATTGTCTGGGCACCGACCCGCCTACAGGCCATCGCCCGAATGAAGCGGGCTTTGGCGGAGTTTCGCATTGAGGGCATTAAAACGACCATCCCGTTTCATTTGAAGGTATTGGATCATCCGGATTTCATTGAAGGCAATGTGACCACCCAGTTTTTAGAGACCCATGAACTGTGA
- the accB gene encoding acetyl-CoA carboxylase biotin carboxyl carrier protein, with protein MFRVTEIRELIRLMDETSVVELEVESEGARLSIRKAQAAAPLPAVAPAAPAAPAVLPQAAPVEKTTAIQEQTAPATPEPRTPEPKSEGTGNGGGKSEVDASLYTITSPMVGTFYRAPAPDADPYVQVGSRVDEKTIVCIVEAMKLMNEIEADCRGEIVEILAENGQLVEFGQPLFRVRLD; from the coding sequence ATGTTCAGGGTAACAGAGATTCGGGAATTGATTCGCTTGATGGACGAAACCAGCGTAGTGGAATTGGAGGTGGAATCGGAGGGGGCCCGCTTGTCCATTCGAAAAGCCCAGGCGGCGGCTCCCCTTCCGGCGGTAGCGCCGGCCGCCCCCGCTGCCCCAGCAGTTTTGCCCCAGGCTGCGCCGGTGGAGAAGACCACCGCAATCCAAGAGCAGACCGCTCCGGCAACCCCGGAACCCCGGACCCCGGAGCCCAAGTCTGAGGGGACCGGTAACGGCGGGGGGAAATCGGAGGTCGATGCCTCGCTTTATACCATTACTTCGCCCATGGTCGGCACTTTTTACCGCGCCCCTGCGCCAGACGCGGATCCTTATGTTCAGGTCGGCAGTCGGGTCGACGAGAAGACGATCGTGTGCATTGTTGAGGCCATGAAACTGATGAACGAGATCGAGGCGGACTGCCGCGGAGAGATCGTAGAAATCCTGGCGGAAAACGGCCAGTTGGTCGAGTTCGGACAGCCCCTGTTCCGAGTTCGCTTGGATTGA
- the spoIIIAA gene encoding stage III sporulation protein AA yields MSQVENQRRAKEGEGNAVPGVVLRLMPGRVRDALRQGFSRGLSGIEEIRIRRERPVQVCTKGHEGFLTEDGRLARSADLGMVISTEELMQIVQGLSQSSLYALEEELRRGYITLPGGHRVGLAGRAVVAGGRIQTQVDITGLNFRIAKPVVGVSRVLAPWLIDGMSMPASTLILSPPQCGKTTLLRDLAYHLSIGAWHPRVPPLKVAVVDERSELAGTFQGRHYHDLGPRTDVLDGCPKAEGMMMMVRSMSPEVLITDEVGGAADIAALMEAVGSGVVVLASAHAASLADAESRPALRPLLEGRLFRRYVVLSRRQGPMTVEGVFDEAGRRLKRDQAKAGTGRPGPVA; encoded by the coding sequence GTGTCCCAGGTCGAGAATCAACGGCGGGCGAAGGAGGGCGAGGGGAACGCGGTCCCCGGGGTGGTGCTTCGGTTGATGCCCGGGAGGGTTCGGGATGCGCTCCGGCAAGGCTTTTCCCGAGGACTCAGTGGAATTGAAGAAATCCGCATCCGTCGGGAACGGCCGGTACAAGTCTGTACGAAGGGACACGAGGGTTTTCTGACCGAAGATGGGCGTTTGGCCCGTTCGGCGGATCTAGGAATGGTCATCTCCACCGAGGAGCTGATGCAGATCGTTCAGGGGTTGTCCCAATCCTCCCTTTATGCGCTGGAGGAAGAACTGCGCCGGGGGTACATTACTCTGCCGGGCGGCCACAGGGTGGGGCTCGCCGGTCGGGCGGTGGTGGCGGGAGGGCGGATTCAAACCCAGGTGGATATCACGGGATTGAATTTTCGCATCGCCAAACCGGTTGTCGGTGTTTCCCGAGTCCTGGCCCCCTGGTTGATCGATGGGATGAGCATGCCCGCCAGCACCCTCATTCTGTCACCACCACAGTGTGGCAAAACCACTTTGCTTCGGGATCTCGCCTACCATCTGAGCATCGGGGCCTGGCATCCCCGGGTTCCGCCCCTCAAGGTGGCGGTGGTGGACGAACGATCGGAGTTGGCCGGGACCTTTCAGGGGCGGCATTACCATGATCTCGGCCCGCGTACTGATGTCCTGGATGGGTGTCCCAAGGCCGAAGGCATGATGATGATGGTGCGCTCCATGTCCCCCGAGGTGTTGATCACCGATGAAGTGGGCGGGGCGGCGGACATTGCCGCACTGATGGAGGCGGTGGGTTCCGGAGTGGTGGTTTTGGCTTCTGCCCACGCCGCCAGCCTGGCTGACGCCGAGTCCCGGCCTGCATTGCGCCCCCTGTTGGAGGGGCGGCTCTTCCGCCGGTACGTGGTGCTCAGCCGGCGCCAGGGGCCCATGACGGTGGAGGGGGTGTTTGATGAAGCCGGTCGGCGATTGAAACGGGACCAGGCTAAAGCCGGAACTGGCCGGCCTGGGCCGGTGGCGTGA
- the amaP gene encoding alkaline shock response membrane anchor protein AmaP produces the protein MHIVDRILLGVYALVVGVVALFAALWAAGWDVVARWAARIDPAAVLAVCILLVVVSLRFLFLRGAPADPAAVVLHRTEGDVSIALEAVEQMATRVARQIRGVDELTARVHPSGERVAIRLKVVVKPDVAVPPLIEQLQLSVREYVEQTSGLGVSDVRVYVSGVAGEVLWKGNRDRRRVL, from the coding sequence GTGCACATTGTCGATCGCATTTTGCTTGGAGTCTACGCTTTGGTCGTGGGGGTTGTCGCGCTCTTTGCGGCACTGTGGGCGGCGGGATGGGACGTCGTGGCGCGGTGGGCGGCTCGGATCGACCCCGCGGCCGTTTTGGCGGTGTGCATTTTGCTCGTGGTCGTGAGCTTGCGGTTCCTCTTCTTACGAGGGGCTCCGGCAGACCCGGCGGCCGTGGTGCTTCACCGGACCGAGGGGGATGTGTCCATCGCCCTCGAAGCGGTGGAACAGATGGCCACTCGGGTGGCGAGGCAGATTCGCGGAGTGGACGAGCTGACGGCCAGGGTTCACCCGAGCGGGGAGCGGGTGGCCATTCGGCTGAAAGTGGTGGTCAAGCCCGATGTAGCGGTGCCGCCCTTGATTGAACAACTCCAGTTGTCGGTTCGGGAATATGTGGAGCAGACGTCCGGACTGGGCGTTTCGGACGTGCGGGTGTATGTGTCCGGGGTTGCGGGGGAAGTGCTGTGGAAGGGCAACCGAGACCGGCGGCGGGTGTTGTAA
- a CDS encoding SpoIIIAH-like family protein, which produces MVKRQSVWLSTMMVLALMVIGYYTVNSENKPLPTTGEQTQGASGAGTTNSDTLPPLPPSATGDQGGTGSTHGAGGTASSAGTSGTGASGQNSATPSQAGSGGGTGAQNSSGSDYFAEMALKETQRESGVMEQLQQVIANPKSSSEEVAKANQQLQEITTMQGKAEQTVEMLKGAGFPQAVILPSGSGDVNYDHVTVYVQASSLSPQQAVNVMGIVHQQMGIPASNITVYWHE; this is translated from the coding sequence TTGGTCAAGAGGCAATCGGTGTGGCTTTCGACGATGATGGTGCTGGCGTTGATGGTCATCGGTTATTACACGGTGAACAGTGAGAATAAACCTCTGCCGACCACGGGGGAACAGACCCAGGGCGCGAGTGGGGCAGGAACGACGAATTCGGACACGCTGCCGCCGCTTCCTCCTTCAGCCACCGGCGACCAAGGGGGAACCGGTTCTACTCATGGAGCCGGGGGTACCGCCAGCAGTGCGGGCACCTCTGGAACCGGGGCGTCGGGGCAGAATTCGGCCACCCCGTCCCAGGCCGGTTCTGGGGGCGGCACAGGGGCGCAAAACAGCTCGGGGAGCGATTATTTTGCGGAAATGGCATTGAAGGAAACCCAACGGGAGTCCGGGGTGATGGAGCAACTTCAGCAAGTCATCGCGAACCCGAAATCGTCCAGTGAGGAGGTGGCCAAGGCCAACCAACAACTGCAGGAGATTACCACCATGCAGGGAAAAGCGGAACAAACGGTGGAAATGCTCAAAGGGGCCGGGTTCCCGCAAGCGGTGATCCTGCCTTCCGGGAGCGGGGATGTGAATTATGACCACGTCACCGTCTACGTACAAGCGTCCTCGCTGTCACCCCAACAGGCCGTGAACGTGATGGGCATCGTCCATCAACAGATGGGGATCCCGGCGTCGAACATCACGGTATACTGGCACGAATGA
- a CDS encoding Asp23/Gls24 family envelope stress response protein, with amino-acid sequence MVEPDDSITELGSIRIANEVIEVIAGLAAVEVPGVAGMSGGVVGGIAELLGRKNLSKGVKVEVGQKQCAVDVSIVAEYGARIPDVAGAIQENVKRAIETMTGLEVVEVNVHVLGVAFRQEEKAEETSPRVM; translated from the coding sequence ATGGTCGAACCGGATGACTCCATAACGGAATTGGGTAGTATTCGAATTGCCAATGAGGTCATTGAGGTGATTGCTGGCCTCGCTGCCGTAGAGGTGCCCGGGGTGGCCGGGATGAGCGGCGGTGTCGTGGGCGGTATTGCCGAGCTGTTGGGGCGCAAAAACCTGTCTAAGGGCGTCAAGGTCGAGGTCGGCCAGAAACAGTGTGCTGTGGACGTGTCCATCGTGGCGGAATATGGGGCGCGGATTCCCGATGTGGCCGGGGCGATCCAAGAGAATGTGAAACGCGCCATTGAGACGATGACGGGGTTGGAAGTGGTGGAAGTGAACGTCCATGTGCTGGGGGTGGCGTTCCGGCAGGAAGAGAAGGCAGAAGAGACTTCCCCTCGAGTGATGTAA
- a CDS encoding tRNA (adenosine(37)-N6)-threonylcarbamoyltransferase complex transferase subunit TsaD — translation MDERYVLGIDTSNYTTSVCVLDGLGAVRFDGRLPLDVKPGERGLRQSEALFQHVRHLPALAEEMARKGVDLKKTAAVAASVRPRPTPDSYMPVFLAGEGLGRSLAAGLQVPFYAVSHQEGHLAAAEADVGDVPAASFLAAHVSGGTTDILRVERKPGGYRIDTLGRSMDLHAGQLIDRVGVALGLPFPAGPALERLAQSLAGGDTGGVALPVFVRGCSISFSGPQTRALRWIEDGASPAQVAMAVQRCVARALEKALLHALAEHEERHILMVGGVASNAWIRHRLTHRLSHPAVGAVLHWAGPEYSRDNARGVARLGLAAFREEVNSV, via the coding sequence TTGGACGAGCGCTATGTTCTGGGGATCGACACAAGCAATTACACCACTTCCGTCTGTGTTTTAGACGGGTTGGGCGCCGTTCGATTCGACGGCCGCCTTCCGTTGGACGTCAAGCCAGGGGAACGAGGGCTCCGGCAATCGGAAGCCCTTTTTCAACATGTCCGCCACCTTCCTGCACTTGCGGAGGAGATGGCAAGAAAAGGGGTCGATCTCAAGAAAACGGCGGCCGTGGCCGCCAGTGTTCGGCCTCGTCCTACCCCAGATTCCTATATGCCCGTGTTTTTGGCTGGGGAGGGACTCGGCCGGAGTTTGGCGGCTGGGTTGCAGGTTCCGTTTTATGCTGTCAGCCACCAAGAGGGCCACTTGGCGGCCGCCGAGGCCGATGTGGGGGATGTACCCGCAGCGTCGTTTTTAGCCGCACATGTGTCCGGGGGCACCACGGATATTCTGAGGGTCGAGCGAAAACCCGGGGGTTACCGCATCGACACCCTGGGCCGGAGTATGGATCTTCACGCTGGACAACTGATCGACCGGGTGGGCGTGGCCCTGGGCCTGCCATTTCCCGCTGGACCTGCTTTGGAGCGACTGGCGCAGTCGCTGGCGGGGGGCGATACCGGCGGGGTCGCACTGCCGGTTTTCGTTCGGGGATGCTCCATCAGTTTCTCCGGGCCCCAGACCCGGGCGCTGCGTTGGATTGAGGATGGGGCCTCTCCGGCCCAAGTGGCGATGGCGGTGCAGCGGTGTGTGGCCCGGGCGCTGGAAAAGGCGCTCCTTCATGCCCTGGCCGAGCATGAGGAGCGGCATATTCTGATGGTGGGCGGAGTGGCGTCGAACGCGTGGATTCGCCATCGCCTCACCCACCGGCTCTCTCACCCCGCCGTCGGGGCGGTGCTCCACTGGGCCGGGCCGGAGTATTCCCGGGACAACGCCCGGGGGGTGGCCCGGCTGGGATTGGCCGCTTTTCGGGAAGAGGTGAATTCGGTATAA
- a CDS encoding stage III sporulation protein AF, translating into MDALVAWLRQVVLVLLAAAFLDWMLPTNTMQRYVKVVMGLVVVGTLLTPLMQVFHMTEAWKAAVASLGEPANAGSSAWGLTDRVMAWEAQQAQGAWTEEIRRRVAERAVQASGHAVASVQVEAGPAAPGPVPKPPVLHRIVVVLGPPLPSAPSGGPSGSGSGATGSGSLVTPVRPVEIGPDQRPAPSADAALRRSVAQAVAADLGIDPSLVDVQNDTSGMGGGAG; encoded by the coding sequence GTGGACGCGCTGGTTGCGTGGCTCAGACAAGTGGTGTTGGTACTCTTGGCCGCGGCCTTCCTGGATTGGATGCTGCCGACGAACACGATGCAGCGCTACGTCAAGGTGGTCATGGGGCTGGTGGTGGTGGGTACGCTGTTGACCCCGCTGATGCAAGTCTTTCACATGACCGAAGCCTGGAAGGCGGCGGTGGCTTCCCTTGGGGAACCCGCAAATGCAGGTTCGTCCGCTTGGGGGTTGACGGATCGGGTCATGGCCTGGGAAGCTCAACAAGCCCAAGGTGCCTGGACGGAGGAAATCCGTCGCCGGGTCGCGGAGCGGGCGGTCCAAGCGTCCGGACACGCGGTCGCCTCCGTTCAAGTGGAGGCGGGGCCGGCGGCTCCCGGCCCGGTGCCCAAACCTCCGGTTCTGCACCGGATCGTGGTAGTTCTTGGGCCGCCTTTGCCGTCGGCTCCCTCTGGCGGCCCATCGGGATCCGGTTCCGGGGCGACGGGGTCGGGGTCGCTGGTTACCCCCGTCCGGCCTGTCGAGATCGGGCCCGATCAGAGGCCTGCCCCTTCGGCGGATGCGGCCCTGCGGCGCTCGGTGGCCCAGGCCGTTGCCGCAGATCTCGGCATCGATCCTTCCCTGGTCGATGTACAGAACGATACCTCGGGAATGGGAGGGGGGGCGGGGTGA
- the spoIIIAE gene encoding stage III sporulation protein AE: MKIPSPAQSPWRVVAAVVLVGATLWILWAWLGTRAWAAGPLPDPGWGEVPVGTRAGDLSGYGPGFGPVPSQGQAPPSPSPPSGSPPALAPPSEAPGASTPGPAAPAGTGPGAMDVPGVDTRSVEQFWRDIVEKYGGYLPPDSIPSVVGFVENGSGSWAVLKGLARFVLDEWGKSLGLLGMLILIAIFAAVLETLQGSFSHPEVSRIAFAGVYLALLVLAVQSFFGAVGAARGAVQMMIDCMLAVLPLLTALLAAVGAFSTAAMLHPLTIGITHVVSYVTTTVVIPLIFFSAVLDITSLLSERYRATQLAGVLRTAAITVLGLCLTVFLGVIAISGGTRAVADGVAIRVAKFATASFVPVVGKMFSDATETVVGASLLLKNVVGVAGAVVMLMICAFPALKILTVAMVYNITGALVQPLGTSMLAQSLGAIGKTLMILFAAVATVGMMFFLAITAVITVGNLSVMAR; this comes from the coding sequence GTGAAGATTCCATCGCCGGCCCAAAGCCCCTGGCGGGTGGTGGCCGCTGTGGTTCTGGTGGGGGCGACGCTGTGGATTCTTTGGGCCTGGCTTGGAACAAGGGCCTGGGCGGCGGGGCCGCTGCCGGATCCCGGATGGGGAGAAGTCCCGGTCGGGACGCGGGCCGGCGATCTTTCGGGGTACGGCCCAGGGTTTGGCCCCGTCCCTTCTCAAGGGCAGGCGCCGCCCTCTCCATCCCCGCCGTCCGGATCACCGCCCGCATTGGCGCCGCCGTCCGAGGCTCCCGGTGCCTCGACACCGGGGCCTGCAGCTCCCGCCGGCACTGGCCCGGGTGCGATGGACGTCCCCGGGGTGGACACCCGCAGCGTAGAGCAATTCTGGCGGGACATCGTGGAGAAATACGGGGGCTATCTCCCTCCGGACAGTATTCCCTCCGTGGTGGGTTTTGTGGAGAATGGGTCCGGATCCTGGGCGGTGCTAAAAGGACTGGCCCGGTTTGTCCTCGACGAGTGGGGAAAGAGTTTGGGTTTGCTCGGCATGTTGATCTTGATCGCGATTTTCGCCGCGGTCCTGGAGACCTTGCAAGGGTCTTTCTCCCATCCCGAGGTCAGCCGGATTGCCTTCGCCGGGGTGTACCTGGCCCTCCTTGTTCTCGCCGTGCAATCGTTTTTTGGAGCCGTGGGGGCCGCCCGGGGAGCCGTTCAAATGATGATCGATTGTATGCTCGCCGTGTTGCCTCTGTTGACGGCCCTTTTGGCCGCGGTGGGGGCTTTCAGCACCGCGGCGATGCTTCACCCATTGACCATTGGCATCACCCACGTGGTGAGCTATGTGACCACAACGGTGGTCATCCCGCTGATCTTTTTCAGCGCAGTGCTGGACATCACCAGTTTGCTGTCCGAGCGGTACCGGGCAACCCAATTGGCGGGGGTCCTGAGGACCGCGGCCATCACGGTGCTGGGCTTGTGTCTCACAGTCTTTCTCGGCGTGATCGCCATCTCCGGGGGAACCCGGGCGGTGGCGGACGGCGTGGCGATTCGAGTGGCGAAATTCGCCACCGCCAGTTTCGTCCCGGTTGTCGGCAAAATGTTCTCCGATGCTACAGAGACGGTGGTCGGTGCGTCCCTTCTTCTCAAAAATGTCGTCGGCGTGGCAGGAGCAGTGGTGATGCTCATGATTTGCGCCTTTCCGGCTCTGAAAATCCTGACGGTGGCCATGGTGTACAACATCACCGGTGCCTTGGTCCAACCCCTCGGCACATCGATGCTGGCCCAGAGTCTCGGAGCGATCGGGAAAACGCTCATGATCCTCTTTGCGGCGGTGGCCACGGTGGGGATGATGTTTTTCCTGGCTATCACTGCTGTGATCACCGTGGGGAATCTGTCGGTCATGGCGAGGTGA
- the nusB gene encoding transcription antitermination factor NusB produces the protein MSRRAAREKVLQALVAVDLGGTDAEEALEQVWRLRGDGEAEGDPSPEDEEFARRLLFGTLEEGRRVDGVLRTYSTGWDLDRMASVDRNVLRLAVYELLHVPATPVSVVMNEAVELAKRYSTEESGRFVNGVLARIVVHLEELRTRVGE, from the coding sequence GTGAGTCGACGAGCCGCCAGGGAAAAGGTGTTGCAGGCATTGGTCGCCGTGGATCTCGGCGGCACCGACGCTGAAGAAGCGCTGGAACAGGTATGGCGGCTGCGGGGTGACGGGGAGGCCGAAGGGGATCCGAGCCCGGAAGATGAGGAGTTTGCCCGAAGACTGTTATTCGGTACCCTCGAGGAAGGACGCCGTGTCGATGGCGTTCTTCGGACGTACAGCACGGGATGGGACCTGGATCGAATGGCTTCAGTGGACCGGAATGTGCTTCGCCTCGCTGTTTATGAATTGCTCCATGTCCCGGCAACCCCAGTGAGTGTAGTGATGAATGAAGCGGTGGAACTGGCGAAACGGTACAGCACGGAAGAGTCCGGCCGTTTTGTCAACGGCGTTTTGGCCCGGATTGTTGTCCATCTTGAGGAACTCAGGACTCGGGTGGGGGAGTGA
- the spoIIIAC gene encoding stage III sporulation protein AC, translating into MGLDLSAIFQIAGVGVLVAVIHTVLRQSGKEEFAHWATLTGFVVILFMVIHYIGQLFNEIMDVFRLH; encoded by the coding sequence GTGGGACTGGATTTGAGCGCCATTTTCCAAATCGCCGGCGTCGGCGTGTTGGTGGCGGTTATTCATACGGTACTGCGCCAGTCCGGCAAGGAAGAGTTTGCCCACTGGGCCACGTTGACGGGGTTCGTAGTGATCCTGTTTATGGTGATCCACTACATCGGCCAATTGTTCAACGAGATTATGGACGTGTTCCGTCTGCATTGA